From the Lathyrus oleraceus cultivar Zhongwan6 chromosome 4, CAAS_Psat_ZW6_1.0, whole genome shotgun sequence genome, one window contains:
- the LOC127137176 gene encoding uncharacterized protein LOC127137176, translated as MEFFNKSKTVKLRSHLGKYLVADENHNNHLRQSKKGATKTALWLIEPVETKPHHIRLRSHNGRYLTATDTPFLLGMTGDKVIQSEYDAGLSWKYEWEPIKEGFNVKLRSWCGKLLRGNGGTPPWRNSITHDDPYTAATNNWILWGVEAVDDKMNVELMNRVSFVSNSSFGSGDDEVHDSELVSEKKKSWSSLKVRRNSKLQPEPSINSVQKTTTTTNNNNNSFTSSSMEFFQRAKAVRLRSHHDKYLHAEEDEESINQERNGSSKNAKWTVEHIPEFDNIIRLKSCYGKYLTASNQPLLLGVTGRKVVQTLPRRLDSSVEWEPVRDGAQVKLKTRYGNFLRANGGLPPWRNSVTHDIPHRSATQDWILWDVDVLEIHVGNPPPPPIPHSDSLDFGSSALSFKSNRFDRQESTDSVGSPPKMEGRTIYYHVAEENGDVDDENVQGYSLVFNGNDVEQLTRKFVEETGLDGVIVCSRSPLNGKLYPLRLHLPPNNVTMQVVLVLASSKVAKEFEEQGLL; from the exons ATGGAGTTTTTCAACAAATCAAAAACCGTGAAACTCCGAAGCCACCTCGGCAAGTACCTAGTAGCAGACGAAAACCACAACAACCACCTCCGTCAAAGCAAAAAAGGAGCAACCAAAACAGCACTATGGTTAATCGAACCAGTCGAAACAAAACCCCACCACATACGGCTTCGGAGCCACAACGGTCGCTACCTAACCGCAACCGACACGCCGTTTCTCCTCGGCATGACCGGAGACAAAGTCATTCAATCCGAATACGACGCGGGGTTGAGCTGGAAATACGAATGGGAACCGATAAAGGAAGGGTTCAACGTGAAACTGAGGAGCTGGTGTGGGAAGTTGTTGAGAGGGAACGGCGGAACGCCGCCGTGGAGAAACTCTATCACGCATGATGATCCTTATACTGCTGCTACGAATAATTGGATTCTTTGGGGTGTTGAGGCTGTGGATGATAAGATGAATGTTGAGTTGATGAATAGAGTTAGTTTTGTTTCTAATTCTTCGTTTGGTTCTGGGGATGACGAGGTTCACGATTCTGAATTGGTTTCTGAGAAGAAGAAGTCTTGGTCTTCGTTGAAAGTTCGTCGGAATTCAAAGTTGCAGCCAGAG CCATCGATCAACTCTGTGCAGAAAACTAccaccaccaccaacaacaacaacaacagctTCACCTCTTCATCAATGGAGTTTTTCCAACGCGCCAAAGCCGTTCGCCTCCGAAGCCACCACGACAAATACCTCCACGCCGAAGAAGACGAAGAATCCATCAACCAAGAACGCAACGGCTCATCCAAAAACGCCAAATGGACAGTCGAACACATCCCCGAATTCGACAACATCATCCGCCTCAAAAGCTGTTACGGCAAATACTTAACAGCCTCCAATCAGCCGTTACTCCTTGGCGTCACCGGCCGCAAAGTCGTTCAAACACTGCCGCGGAGACTCGACTCCTCCGTTGAATGGGAGCCTGTTAGAGACGGTGCGCAGGTTAAGCTGAAAACGAGATACGGTAATTTTCTGAGAGCTAATGGTGGGTTACCACCTTGGAGAAATTCTGTTACGCATGATATTCCTCACAGGAGTGCTACGCAGGATTGGATTCTTTGGGATGTTGATGTTCTTGAGATTCATGTTGGGAATCCTCCTCCTCCTCCGATTCCTCATTCGGATTCTCTTGACTTTGGATCTTCGGCGCTTTCTTTCAAATCTAATCGGTTCGATAGACAAGAG TCAACAGATAGTGTTGGTTCGCCACCGAAGATGGAGGGGAGAACGATATACTACCATGTTGCTGAGGAAAATGGAGACGTGGATGATGAGAATGTGCAGGGCTATTCCTTAGTCTTCAATGGGAATGATGTCGAGCAGTTGACTCGTAAGTTCGTGGAAGAAACCGGACTTGATGGAGTTATTGTGTGCAGTCGAAGTCCTTTGAATGGAAAACTTTACCCTCTTCGCTTGCATCTTCCTCCAAACAATGTTACAATGCAAGTTGTTTTGGTCCTTGCCTCCTCGAAAG TTGCAAAAGAATTTGAAGAACAGGGTTTACTGTGA